In Helianthus annuus cultivar XRQ/B chromosome 8, HanXRQr2.0-SUNRISE, whole genome shotgun sequence, a single genomic region encodes these proteins:
- the LOC110902073 gene encoding protein CUP-SHAPED COTYLEDON 1, translating into MAEDQQIVPYIQQELRDYDDALEPGYRFCPTDSELIIYYLKRKIELGEQPRCRIYDVRVYSHHPNELTERYRSCEGIGYFFTMRERKHQTGTRVNRRTKDFGYWKSTQKDTKVYDFVTRRVLGTKRPLAFYDEKDQKTEWLMYEYTCNNLNIPNGSHSNKVYLLFLLFPVIS; encoded by the exons ATGGCCGAAGACCAACAAATTGTTCCATACATTCAACAAGAATTGCGTGATTATGATGATGCTTTAGAACCCGGTTATCGCTTTTGTCCAACCGACTCGGAGCTCATCATCTACTACCTTAAACGAAAGATTGAATTAGGCGAACAACCCAGATGTCGGATATATGATGTTCGTGTTTATAGCCACCACCCTAACGAACTTACAG AACGTTACCGGTCGTGTGAAGGCATAGGGTACTTTTTTACAATGAGAGAGCGAAAACACCAGACGGGGACACGAGTGAATAGAAGAACCAAGGACTTTGGGTATTGGAAGTCGACCCAGAAAGATACGAAGGTGTATGATTTTGTGACGAGACGAGTGCTTGGAACAAAAAGACCTTTAGCTTTTTATGACGAGAAGGATCAAAAGACTGAATGGCTAATGTACGAGTATACTtgcaataatctaaatatcccaAATGGAAGCCATTCCAACAAGGTATATTTACTATTTCTACTATTTCCTGTCATAAGCTGA